One genomic window of Triplophysa rosa linkage group LG11, Trosa_1v2, whole genome shotgun sequence includes the following:
- the LOC130561568 gene encoding GTPase IMAP family member 9-like, translated as MMGRIDDLRVLMCGKTGSGVSASCNTILGFNACQSGHGYSSITDRCQKHTAVISNTTVTVLDTPNLLNSENVDMRAELERGIQLCSRGLHALLLVFSSNTFTQQDADIVSLYKQTFGEHVMKYTFVVFTHGDELQNKSIEQLIRRNAELSKLIEECGGRFHLLNNKDQSNREQVTELLDKIHRMVSANDNSCYTLHMIPKAQQRVRLQRFMKPKYLHAVSVFLVCAMGCVKVENEGSVDVKTFALGCVEGVLAGMAGAASGYLWVHVLKHQSLFGGKSTRRLLHALPGVMCGCGAGVISRYFVGQRGSVSTSLTVIQVGVAYTAILKNYCK; from the exons A TGATGGGGCGCATTGACGATCTTCGGGTTCTGATGTGCGGAAAAACAGGTTCGGGAGTGAGTGCTTCTTGTAACACCATACTGGGATTTAATGCGTGTCAGTCGGGTCATGGATATTCGTCAATCACAGACCGATGTCAAAAGCACACGGCTGTTATTTCAAACACAACAGTCACAGTACTTGACACTCCAAACTTGTTGAATTCAGAAAATGTCGACATGCGTGCAGAGTTAGAGAGAGGAATACAGCTGTGCTCTCGAGGGCTCCATGCGCTCCTGCTCGTTTTCTCTTCAAACACTTTCACTCAACAAGACGCAGATATCGTGTCGCTATATAAACAGACGTTTGGTGAGCATGTTATGAAATACACTTTTGTGGTCTTCACGCACGGAGATGAGcttcaaaataaatcaattgaACAACTAATAAGGCGTAATGCAGAACTGtccaagctgatagaagagtgTGGTGGGAGATTTCACTTACTGAATAATAAAGATCAGTCGAACAGAGAACAGGTCACTGAACTACTGGACAAGATCCACAGAATGGTGTCTGCGAATGACAACAGCTGTTATACACTGCATATGATCCCAAAGGCTCAACAAAGAGTACGTCTGCAGAGATTTATGAAGCCAAAATACCTGCATGCAGTCAGTGTTTTCCTAGTGTGTGCCATGGGGTGCGTTAAGGTGGAAAATGAAGGTTCTGTGGACGTTAAGACATTTGCACTTGGTTGTGTTGAGGGTGTGTTAGCAGGGATGGCCGGGGCAGCTTCAGGATACCTCTGGGTACATGTTCTAAAACATCAGAGTTTATTTGGGGGTAAATCTACTCGGAGGCTGTTACACGCGCTTCCAGGAGTCATGTGTGGCTGTGGTGCAGGAGTTATCAGTAGGTATTTTGTTGGTCAAAGGGGTTCAGTAAGTACATCATTAACAGTGATACAAGTGGGTGTGGCCTACACCGCAATACTGAAgaattattgtaaatag
- the LOC130561203 gene encoding uncharacterized protein LOC130561203 → MREREEDERKRREKHEEQLREKQEELEKMRQKIEKEREEEREEERQQRDEEREKLRREKEEKEREYQEKKTETMKRYEQLERKRKEMWERKQREDDERRAEERKRWRKRIDDIKREQQEEIKRRETQERERKEREEEERKEIKEEHERRIKEMKKKHEDEARKQAEEINEFKKKNDQVNKIRKHLEELKDHHELLEEFYKLLNDENRHRKAEKKG, encoded by the coding sequence ATGAGAGAACGAGAAgaagatgagagaaagagaagagagaaacatgaagaacaactgagagaaaaacaagaagaactgGAGAAAATGAGACAGAAgattgagaaagagagagaagaagagagagaagaagagagacaacagagagatgaagagagagagaaactgagacgagagaaagaagagaaagagagagagtatcAAGAGAAGAAAACTGAAACGATGAAACGTTATGAGCAgctggagagaaagagaaaagagatgTGGGAGAGAAAACAACGAgaagatgatgagagaagagcagaagagagaaagagatggagGAAAAGAATTGATGATATTAAAAGAGAACAACAAGAAGAGATCAAGAGAAGAGAAacccaggagagagagagaaaagaaagagaagaggaagagagaaaggaAATAAAGGAGGAGCATGAGCGGAGAATAAAAGAGATGAAGAAGAAACATGAAGATGAAGCCAGAAAACAAGCAGAAGAAataaatgagtttaaaaagaaaaatgatcaaGTTAATAAGATCAGAAAGCATCTGGAAGAACTTAAAGACCATCATGAGTTACTGGAGGAGTTCTATAAACTCTTAAATGATGAGAATAGACACAGAAAAGCTGAAAAAAAAGGTTGA
- the LOC130561082 gene encoding GTPase IMAP family member 9-like codes for MDKTDQTSSSRELRVLLIGKTGSGVSSAGNTILGCNAFQSGRSLRSITDKCQQHTAEVSNKIITVIDAPNFYNSRDIDVCAELERGIQQSSAGLRAILLVFSSNTFTQQDADIVSLYKQTFGEHVLKYTFVVFTHGDELQNKSIEQLITRNAELSKLIEECGGRFHLLNNKDQSNREQVTELLDKIHRNVSANDNSCYTIEMFKAQTRKAFLQRFMRPKYLCTFSVIVLLMGCVNMWNEGSLDVKTFIHGCAGVTTVVVSAICFHQKIMK; via the coding sequence ATGGATAAGACTGACCAGACGTCCTCCAGTCGTGAACTTCGGGTTCTGCTGATAGGAAAAACTGGTTCGGGAGTAAGTTCCGCAGGAAACACTATATTGGGATGTAATGCGTTTCAGTCGGGACGAAGCCTGAGAtcaattacagacaaatgtcaGCAGCACACGGCAGAAGTGTCGAATAAAATCATCACAGTGATTGACGCTCCAAACTTCTATAACTCAAGAGACATCGACGTGTGTGCAGAGTTAGAGAGAGGAATACAGCAGTCTTCTGCAGGACTCCGCGCGATCCTTCTGGTTTTCTCTTCAAACACTTTCACTCAACAAGACGCAGATATCGTGTCGCTATATAAACAGACATTTGGTGAGCACGTCTTGAAATACACTTTTGTGGTCTTCACGCACGGAGATGAGcttcaaaataaatcaattgaACAACTGATAACACGTAATGCAGAACTGtccaagctgatagaagagtgTGGTGGGAGATTTCACTTACTGAATAATAAAGATCAGTCGAACAGAGAACAGGTCACTGAACTACTGGACAAGATCCACAGAAACGTGTCTGCAAATGACAACAGCTGTTATACTATAGAAATGTTTAAGGCTCAAACGAGGAAAGCTTTTCTGCAGAGATTTATGAGGCCGAAATATCTGTGTACCTTTAGTGTCATTGTGCTTCTCATGGGTTGTGTTAATATGTGGAATGagggttctttggatgttaaaacTTTTATACATGGTTGTGCTGGGGTAACAACAGTGGTAGTTTCAGCAATTTGCTTTCACCAAAAGATCATGAAATGA
- the LOC130561080 gene encoding GTPase IMAP family member 4-like isoform X1 yields the protein MDGFSRVGDTELRNRSQQSQSADRSCVEEQAQRTRNPSDLRILLLGKTGVGKSSTGNIILGEKKFICKQSLISVTNCCSVQESEIDGRTVSVIDTPGFFDTKISEVELARSVFLSSSGVHAFLFVLPVNRFTKQESEVLTQITHIFDEGVLKYLIILFTSGDDIEQETFDSEINEVKDLKAIVDSCRGYHIFNINDLKNRDQVSGLLQKIDTTIEQNGGAHYTCEMFEEARKFKQEEPFEGEGGERNSFKKYWQRFKDFFRRLAQRIRPRRYNRL from the exons ATGG ACGGATTTTCAAGAGTTGGAGACACAGAATTAC gGAACAGAAGCCAGCAAAGTCAAAGTGCTGATCGCAGCTGTG TGGAGGAACAGGCACAGAGAACCAGAAACCCTTCTGACTTAAGGATCCTCCTTCTGGGGAAGACTGGTGTTGGAAAAAGTTCAACGGGAAACATTATACTGGGAGAGAAGAAATTCATTTGTAAGCAAAGTCTAATCTCTGTTACAAACTGTTGTAGTGTTCAGGAGTCAGAGATTGATGGCAGAACTGTATCTGTCATTGACACTCCGGGGTTTTTTGACACAAAGATTTCAGAAGTGGAGCTCGCACGGAGTGTGTTTCTGTCTTCATCAGGAGTTCATGCGTTCTTGTTTGTTCTTCCTGTAAATAGATTCACAAAGCAGGAGTCAGAGGTATTGACACAAATTACACACATTTTTGATGAAGGTGTGCTGAAGTATCTAATAATACTGTTTACAAGTGGGGATGATATTGAACAGGAGACGTTTGACTCAGAAATAAATGAAGTTAAAGACTTAAAAGCAATTGTAGATAGCTGTAGGGGGTATCACATCTTCAACATCAATGATCTGAAAAACAGAGATCAGGTCAGTGGTCTACTGCAGAAGATTGACACAACGATAGAGCAGAATGGAGGAGCGCATTACACATGTGAGATGTTTGAGGAGGCACGGAAATTTAAACAAGAGGAACCATTTGAGGGAGAGGGGGGAGAAAGAAACTCGTTTAAGAAGTACTGGCAAAGATTCAAAGATTTTTTCAGAAGACTTGCACAGAGAATAAGACCAAGACGGTACAATCGTTTGTAG
- the LOC130561083 gene encoding GTPase IMAP family member 7-like produces the protein MSNNLRQRGPLVTHQLPENAAAAVGVQNNERNIVLLGKTGVGKSSVANTILGENRFKCGRSLSSVTNESTSESIVIDDRNLSVIDTPGFFGNTLSEEQLAREFARSVYLSAPGVHAFLFVVPFGRFTEQEEDILNRVQKVFGGNVLKHVIILFTYGDECDLATVESEIGQNEVVKRVIKRCQGYHIFNNRNLNDRQQVTDLLQKIDTMNVNGYYTDEMYEWAQKNTFEKFWYYFKQFFIAVVEYLREKINSFSRELFQQTRFAYGPV, from the exons ATG TCGAACAATCTGCGTCAAAGAGGACCTCTGGTCACACATCAGCTACCGGAAAATGCAG CAGCAGCAGTAGGAGTGCAGAACAATGAAAGGAATATTGTTCTTCTGGGGAAGACGGGTGTTGGCAAGAGTTCAGTAGCAAACACCATCCTGGGAGAGAACAGATTTAAATGTGGAAGAAGTCTGTCCTCCGTTACAAATGAGAGTACATCTGAGAGTATTGTGATTGATGACAGAAACTTATCTGTCATTGACACTCCTGGTTTTTTTGGTAACACTCTTTCAGAAGAGCAGCTGGCAAGAGAGTTTGCGAGGAGTGTGTATCTGTCTGCTCCAGGAGTTCATGCGTTCTTGTTTGTTGTGCCGTTTGGTAGATTCACAGAGCAAGAGGAAGACATACTGAATCGAGTGCAGAAGGTTTTTGGTGGAAATGTGTTGAAGCATGTTATAATCCTCTTCACATACGGGGATGAATGTGACCTGGCGACAGTAGAATCAGAGATAGGTCAGAATGAAGTTGTGAAAAGAGTCATAAAGCGCTGTCAGGGGTATCACATCTTCAATAACAGAAATCTGAATGACAGACAGCAAGTGACTGATCTACTGCAGAAGATTGACACAATGAATGTCAATGGTTACTACACAGATGAGATGTACGAATGGGcacaaaagaacacatttgAAAAGTTTTGGTATTACTTCAAACAATTTTTCATTGCTGTTGTTGAATATCTCAGGGAAAAAATCAACAGTTTTAGTAGAGAATTGTTTCAACAGACAAGGTTTGCATATGGGCCAGTCTAA